A genomic window from Sporosarcina sp. Marseille-Q4063 includes:
- the folB gene encoding dihydroneopterin aldolase, with protein sequence MDYIHLNEMEFYGYHGALPEETKLGQRFRVTVSLATNLEEAGKTDNLDKTVNYAEVYELCKEIVEGAPKKLIEAVAEIIAENLLNSYSNKVTGVRVVLIKPDPPIAGHYASVSVDITRGNFK encoded by the coding sequence TTGGATTATATTCATTTGAACGAAATGGAGTTTTACGGTTACCACGGCGCATTGCCGGAAGAGACAAAGCTCGGTCAGCGTTTTCGTGTGACAGTATCTCTCGCAACAAACCTTGAAGAAGCGGGGAAAACCGATAATCTTGATAAGACCGTAAATTACGCGGAAGTATATGAGCTTTGCAAGGAAATCGTAGAAGGCGCTCCAAAGAAGCTAATTGAAGCAGTCGCAGAAATAATCGCAGAAAATTTATTAAATAGTTATTCGAATAAAGTGACAGGAGTGCGTGTGGTTCTAATTAAACCGGACCCTCCAATTGCCGGGCATTATGCATCCGTTTCCGTAGATATTACACGAGGGAATTTCAAGTGA
- a CDS encoding anthranilate synthase component I family protein: MTRQVPAFTAKTMTKDQFFTAYQQLAHEAEEHILLESGRGGNLSIAGINPLAKLQSLDGDQLKIIWRDGTEEIKRGDPLELLTQFVAAYKVDYISELPEFQGGVAGFISYDYVRRYETLPNDTIDSLKTPDLFFYLFDEWVVFDIQAETAYFMTLSGSGITPADVEMKWMEAAKSKVEFVTSVTKSSDELEVSVTGSQFEKMVADVQEYIAKGEVIQVNLSVRQSKRLTAHPLAMYEALRSVNPSPYMASIGASEFSVVSSSPELLLKKRGNELNTRPIGGTRPRGMTDDEDNAFEKDLLSNEKEKGEHVMLVELEKEDLERVCNSGTVETSEFMIVERYSHVMHLVSNVRGVVADNLSNADIVKGVFPGGTITGAPKLRTMEIIEELEPERRGLYTGSIGWFGFNGDFELNVVIRTAFIQDGVAHIQAGAGLVADSIPKNEYIESLAKGKALWQAKAMAER; the protein is encoded by the coding sequence ATGACACGACAAGTACCGGCCTTCACGGCTAAAACAATGACAAAAGATCAATTTTTTACTGCCTATCAACAACTTGCACATGAAGCCGAGGAGCACATCCTTCTTGAAAGCGGACGCGGCGGTAATTTATCCATTGCCGGTATTAATCCATTAGCTAAACTTCAGTCGTTAGATGGCGATCAATTAAAAATAATCTGGCGTGATGGCACCGAAGAAATTAAGCGAGGAGACCCGTTGGAACTGCTCACACAGTTTGTTGCTGCATATAAAGTGGATTACATTTCGGAGCTTCCTGAATTTCAAGGTGGTGTAGCTGGATTTATAAGTTATGACTACGTCCGAAGATATGAAACGCTACCAAACGACACGATAGATAGCTTAAAAACACCGGATTTATTCTTTTATTTATTCGACGAGTGGGTAGTTTTTGATATCCAAGCAGAAACAGCCTACTTCATGACACTTTCGGGAAGCGGAATAACCCCCGCGGATGTCGAGATGAAATGGATGGAAGCAGCCAAATCCAAAGTGGAATTCGTGACAAGTGTGACGAAATCATCAGATGAACTAGAAGTATCCGTTACCGGTTCACAATTTGAGAAAATGGTTGCAGATGTACAGGAATATATTGCAAAAGGCGAAGTGATCCAGGTAAATCTTTCCGTCCGGCAATCGAAAAGGTTAACAGCTCATCCGCTTGCGATGTACGAAGCGCTACGCTCAGTCAATCCGTCGCCTTATATGGCTTCAATTGGCGCATCAGAATTTTCGGTTGTTTCAAGTTCGCCGGAATTGCTGTTGAAAAAACGCGGGAATGAGTTAAATACGCGCCCAATTGGAGGAACGAGACCAAGAGGAATGACAGACGATGAAGATAATGCTTTTGAAAAGGACCTTTTATCGAATGAAAAAGAAAAAGGCGAACATGTCATGCTCGTCGAGTTGGAAAAGGAAGATTTAGAACGAGTTTGCAATTCAGGTACAGTGGAAACAAGCGAGTTCATGATTGTTGAACGCTATTCACACGTCATGCACCTTGTATCGAATGTTCGGGGAGTAGTCGCCGACAACCTATCAAACGCCGATATCGTAAAAGGCGTATTTCCCGGCGGCACAATTACAGGTGCACCGAAGCTGCGCACAATGGAAATTATCGAAGAACTCGAGCCGGAACGAAGAGGTTTATACACGGGGTCAATCGGTTGGTTCGGTTTCAATGGCGATTTCGAATTAAACGTGGTCATTCGCACGGCTTTTATTCAAGACGGAGTCGCACATATTCAGGCGGGCGCCGGACTAGTCGCAGATTCAATCCCGAAAAATGAATATATCGAGTCGTTGGCAAAAGGAAAAGCACTATGGCAAGCAAAAGCAATGGCAGAAAGGTAA
- the folK gene encoding 2-amino-4-hydroxy-6-hydroxymethyldihydropteridine diphosphokinase: MNSAFISIGSNIGERLLHLKDAVRALHSHNEVSVLSMSSVYETAPVGYTDQADFLNIVIEVRTSIDAYNLLTVCQEIEHELGRVRTVRWGPRIVDLDILLYNNDNINAENLIVPHPRMHERAFVLIPLLEIAPEIVHPDTGRFYSEEAAVHDQSVLLKQKVSGVEEFIQ; this comes from the coding sequence GTGAACAGTGCATTCATCTCAATCGGATCAAACATCGGTGAGCGATTGCTTCATTTGAAAGATGCAGTACGTGCACTTCATTCGCATAACGAGGTGTCAGTTTTGTCGATGTCATCGGTTTACGAAACAGCACCGGTTGGGTATACGGACCAAGCGGACTTCTTAAATATAGTCATTGAAGTTCGAACTTCGATAGATGCTTATAATCTGCTGACTGTTTGCCAGGAAATTGAACATGAATTAGGACGCGTACGCACAGTAAGGTGGGGGCCGCGAATTGTAGACCTTGACATTCTGCTCTATAATAATGACAATATTAATGCGGAGAACTTGATTGTTCCGCATCCGCGGATGCATGAACGAGCATTCGTGCTTATACCGCTTCTTGAAATCGCGCCAGAAATCGTTCATCCGGATACCGGACGATTTTATTCAGAAGAGGCGGCAGTCCATGATCAAAGTGTTTTACTTAAGCAAAAAGTGAGCGGGGTCGAAGAATTTATTCAATAA
- the pabC gene encoding aminodeoxychorismate lyase — MLCWMNGEFVQAEDMKISPFDHGFLYGVGFFETFRTYDGNLFLFQAHMDRLNNALSEYRISMPYETEEIIAAVRKLNDSAGADGYFRLNVSAGVHDIGLAPSSYTTPTIILFRKELPETITGAEKKGVWLDTTRNDPESAVRHKSHNFLNNVRGRLELPSLKEHEGLFLNKDGFVAEGVTSNVFWIKDDELFTPAIETGILPGTTRAFIMEIAKADGISVNEGFYTQRVVETADELFVTNAIQEIVPLASIGGKSLPGANGIYYQKLHNLYKAAIDEMKEGTN; from the coding sequence ATGTTGTGTTGGATGAACGGTGAATTTGTGCAAGCGGAAGATATGAAAATCTCTCCGTTCGATCACGGATTTTTATACGGTGTCGGTTTTTTTGAAACGTTTCGTACATATGACGGCAACTTATTTTTGTTTCAAGCCCATATGGACCGTTTAAACAATGCGCTCTCCGAATACCGGATTTCGATGCCCTATGAAACTGAAGAAATAATAGCCGCTGTTCGAAAACTAAATGACTCGGCGGGTGCAGATGGGTATTTTCGGCTGAATGTATCGGCAGGGGTTCACGATATTGGGCTCGCGCCTTCATCTTACACGACACCGACGATTATTTTATTTAGAAAAGAATTACCTGAAACTATCACTGGTGCCGAAAAAAAAGGAGTATGGCTTGATACAACCCGGAATGATCCAGAAAGTGCAGTGCGCCATAAATCGCATAACTTTCTTAATAACGTCCGCGGAAGACTCGAGCTACCTTCGTTAAAAGAACATGAAGGATTATTTCTCAACAAAGATGGCTTTGTTGCAGAAGGTGTTACGTCCAATGTATTTTGGATAAAAGACGACGAACTATTCACTCCGGCGATTGAAACTGGAATTTTACCTGGAACAACGCGTGCTTTTATTATGGAGATAGCCAAAGCGGATGGAATTAGTGTGAATGAAGGATTTTACACCCAAAGAGTAGTTGAAACAGCAGACGAATTATTCGTCACGAATGCAATTCAAGAAATTGTGCCGTTAGCAAGTATCGGAGGTAAATCATTACCAGGAGCAAACGGGATTTATTACCAGAAGTTGCACAACTTATACAAAGCGGCCATTGATGAAATGAAAGAAGGTACTAACTAA
- the folP gene encoding dihydropteroate synthase — protein MELTNAKPVYRFGEIEMDFRKETVVMGILNVTPDSFSDGGKYGRIDSALKHAEEMIRDGAKIIDIGGESTRPGHAPVSFEEELERTVPIIEAITRELNCAVSIDTYKAGVADAAMKAGAHIINDVWGAKREPKIAEIAAMYKAPIILMHNREQAVYKGLLMDELISDLNESIDIASNAGVIKENIWLDPGIGFAKDTAQNIVVMQGLQKVAELGYPQLLGTSRKSIIGNVLGLPVEERLEGTSATVCYGIEKGCHIIRVHDVREIARAVKMMDVLTGKSTYKG, from the coding sequence ATGGAGTTAACTAATGCAAAACCCGTTTATCGTTTCGGCGAGATTGAGATGGACTTCCGAAAAGAAACGGTCGTTATGGGAATCTTAAACGTCACACCTGATTCATTTTCCGACGGAGGTAAATACGGAAGAATTGATAGTGCCCTTAAACATGCAGAAGAAATGATACGAGATGGGGCAAAAATCATCGACATTGGCGGCGAATCAACCCGCCCAGGACACGCACCGGTTTCATTTGAAGAAGAGCTCGAGCGAACTGTGCCGATTATAGAAGCAATCACTCGCGAGTTAAACTGCGCGGTTTCAATAGATACATATAAAGCTGGAGTTGCGGATGCGGCGATGAAAGCTGGTGCGCATATTATTAATGATGTTTGGGGTGCGAAGCGCGAACCGAAAATCGCGGAAATCGCTGCAATGTATAAGGCGCCAATCATTTTAATGCATAATCGAGAGCAAGCGGTTTATAAAGGCCTGTTAATGGATGAACTAATTTCTGATCTGAATGAAAGTATTGACATTGCATCTAATGCAGGAGTCATTAAGGAAAACATTTGGTTAGATCCCGGAATTGGCTTTGCGAAAGATACAGCGCAAAACATAGTTGTCATGCAAGGACTACAGAAAGTCGCCGAATTAGGTTATCCGCAATTACTCGGAACTTCACGGAAGTCGATAATTGGAAATGTTTTAGGTTTGCCTGTAGAAGAACGTCTCGAAGGAACGAGTGCAACGGTTTGTTATGGGATTGAAAAAGGTTGCCATATTATCCGCGTTCATGATGTAAGGGAAATTGCGCGCGCAGTTAAAATGATGGATGTATTAACAGGTAAGTCTACATACAAGGGATAG
- the lysS gene encoding lysine--tRNA ligase, which yields MSNLDDLNDQLLVRRQKMLDIRESGLDPFGSKFERTHLSEEIREKYDGFSKEELEEASYEVKIAGRIMTKRGKGKAGFAHLQDLDGQIQIYVRQDAIGEEAYKLYLSTDLGDIIGVAGTVFKTNVGELSIKVNEFTFLTKALRPLPEKFHGLQDIEQRYRQRYLDLISTEGSKETFILRSRIIQSMRRYLDDQGFLEVETPMLHAIAGGASARPFITHHNSLDMTLYMRIAIELHLKRLIVGGLEKVYEIGRVFRNEGTSTRHNPEFTMIELYEAYADYEDIMALTENLIAHIAQDVLGTTNVTYGDDVINLAPGWKRLHMADAVKEYTGVDFWNQMTKEEAHALAKEHGVEVTAMMEVGHVLNEFFEQKVEEELVQPTFIYGHPVEISPLAKKNPKDERFTDRFELFIVRREHANAFTELNDPIDQRQRFEAQLVEKEQGNDEAHDMDEDFIEALEYGLPPTGGLGIGIDRLVMLLTNAPSIRDILLFPQMRPRD from the coding sequence ATGTCCAATCTTGACGATTTAAACGACCAACTTCTGGTGAGGCGCCAGAAGATGTTGGATATAAGGGAAAGTGGGCTTGATCCGTTCGGTTCGAAATTTGAACGAACGCATTTATCTGAAGAAATCCGTGAAAAATATGACGGTTTCTCGAAAGAAGAATTAGAAGAAGCTTCATATGAAGTGAAAATTGCGGGCCGCATTATGACAAAGCGCGGAAAAGGAAAGGCGGGATTTGCCCATCTTCAAGATTTGGATGGCCAAATTCAAATTTATGTACGGCAGGATGCTATCGGGGAAGAGGCGTACAAGCTATATTTAAGTACTGATCTTGGAGATATTATCGGCGTTGCTGGTACAGTTTTCAAAACAAATGTCGGCGAACTATCAATTAAGGTGAACGAGTTTACATTCCTTACAAAAGCACTTCGACCTTTACCTGAGAAATTTCATGGTTTACAAGATATTGAACAACGTTACCGCCAGCGTTACCTAGACTTGATTTCAACAGAGGGTAGTAAAGAGACATTCATCTTGCGTAGTAGAATCATTCAATCGATGCGTCGATACCTTGATGATCAGGGATTCCTGGAAGTTGAAACACCGATGTTACATGCAATTGCAGGCGGTGCATCAGCACGACCATTCATTACTCACCATAATTCATTAGACATGACCCTTTATATGCGTATCGCAATTGAACTCCATTTAAAGCGTTTAATTGTAGGTGGTCTTGAGAAGGTATACGAAATTGGACGTGTATTCCGTAATGAGGGAACTTCAACTCGTCACAATCCTGAGTTTACAATGATTGAACTATATGAAGCATATGCTGATTACGAAGACATCATGGCGCTTACCGAAAATTTAATTGCACATATCGCCCAAGATGTACTTGGCACTACAAATGTAACATATGGCGATGATGTAATTAACCTAGCGCCGGGTTGGAAGAGGCTTCATATGGCAGATGCCGTTAAAGAGTATACGGGCGTTGACTTCTGGAACCAAATGACGAAAGAAGAAGCACATGCACTGGCGAAAGAGCATGGCGTCGAAGTAACGGCGATGATGGAAGTTGGTCATGTACTTAACGAATTCTTTGAGCAAAAGGTAGAAGAGGAGTTGGTGCAACCAACATTTATCTACGGACATCCAGTAGAGATTTCCCCACTCGCGAAAAAGAATCCAAAAGATGAGCGTTTCACGGACCGATTCGAATTATTTATCGTGCGTCGTGAACATGCGAATGCCTTCACGGAACTTAATGACCCAATCGATCAACGTCAACGTTTTGAAGCGCAACTAGTTGAAAAGGAACAAGGAAATGATGAGGCGCATGATATGGATGAAGACTTCATTGAAGCGTTGGAGTACGGATTGCCACCAACGGGAGGGCTGGGAATCGGAATTGATCGCCTTGTTATGTTGCTGACGAATGCACCATCAATACGAGATATTCTTCTTTTCCCGCAAATGCGTCCGAGAGACTAA